In Fusarium poae strain DAOMC 252244 chromosome Unknown contig_1, whole genome shotgun sequence, the following are encoded in one genomic region:
- a CDS encoding uncharacterized protein (TransMembrane:13 (i21-43o63-81i93-112o124-144i151-170o182-204i224-244o250-271i297-316o336-354i361-383o389-406i427-449o)) — translation MKRVPGSVLPQTPPPPSPPPYQTGIGLGTIVTIYLTCIINGFDVSNVANIQPQLYEAFGHIEFLPWIGLSYSLANFATLAFARKIIDFFNIRYVYIVSIVVFFVGATLAGVANNISTVIAGRAIMGIGGSICQNCAISYFAMYATDSQSPLLYGIMSGLWAIGLVVGGPVGSAFAEGSTTSWRWAFFINLPFLGLAIICSLIFVPSRPASDGLPLRDHLADTDILGIVLQITTTILFAIAATFSGPVWEWNSAPCIAIWALFAVVLAAWGFQQLRSYQSRPGYQVIPITVMTQRHMLPLWVASGCAGATYAIMLYYMPLFYAFSKGLGALQQTVRLLPFILTFILTVVIIAASLPRLKQYGVIYLAGGAITLSSATALATTIAPGVPESKVMGLTALVAVGLGLHFQHSNAISNRINKDLRDRVECAALLNMSLMGGISMALIIAGAIYENRGMSLLKSALGSVDRPEADLREALAGVSRGTLGGGEAQLMTYDYFSLLNRLGPGRNPAQCTCAFPTRFKSPFDYPRDQIAIISVYYQFYLTFFNCSHKATRTNTNMAQPPGNYPLNFFYEDDLPCRRIAESLASFHGEAMKRSDTYHDMVHAVFQSGNIDVYIRDQLEHGSLRVIWSFDPRSGTYPTRVDISRRDIEAQACKASKEEYSKVTRMLAISFLIGGVRKAFRFSMPGSPADTAERHEPEDDIAVTREHNLMLQGEPNDITFLDAGGVDVLRASSMDVISRICQEIREHHILL, via the exons ATGAAGAGAGTACCGGGTTCCGTTCTTCCGcaaacaccaccaccaccatcaccaccaccatatCAAACTGGAATAGGGTTAGGAACCATCGTTACCATCTACCTAACCTGCATTATCAATG GGTTCGACGTAAGTAACGTTGCCAACATCCAACCGCAGCTTTATGAAGCTTTTGGCCATATCGAGTTTCTCCCTTGGATTGGACTTTCTTACTCTCTTGCAAACTTTGCCACACTGGCGTTTGCTCGTAAGATCATCGATTTCTTCAATATCCGTTACGTGTACATCGTCAGCATCGTCGTCTTTTTCGTTGGTGCGACTCTAGCGGGCGTAGCGAACAACATCTCCACGGTCATCGCTGGCCGAGCGATCATGGGGATTGGAGGTTCTATTTGTCAAAACTG TGCGATATCATACTTTGCCATGTATGCAACGGATAGTCAAAGTCCTCTTCTATACGGCATAATGAGCGGGTTATGGGCCATTGGCCTTGTGGTAGGAGGCCCGGTAGGTAGCGCGTTTGCGGAGGGCTCGACCACGTCTTGGAGGTGGGCTTTCTTCATCAATTTACCCTTCTTGGGTCTTGCCATCATCTGCTCTCTGATCTTTGTACCAAGCAGACCGGCTTCTGATGGTCTTCCTCTGCGAGATCACCTTGCTGATACTGACATCCTTGGGATTGTCCTCCAAATTACTACAACTATCTTATTCGCTATCGCCGCCACCTTTTCTGGTCCTGTATGGGAATGGAACTCGGCCCCCTGTATCGCCATCTGGGCTCTCTTCGCCGTCGTTCTCGCTGCCTGGGGTTTTCAGCAACTTAGAAGCTACCAGAGTCGACCTGGCTATCAAGTGATCCCTATCACAGTCATGACACAGCGTCACATGCTACCTCTCTGGGTAGCTTCAGGCTGCGCTGGTGCCACATACGCCATCATGCTTTACTACATGCCGCTCTTTTATGCTTTCTCGAAGGGGCTGGGCGCGCTACAGCAAACAGTGCGGCTCTTGCCTTTCATCCTCACCTTCATCCTCACCGTGGTCATCATCGCTGCTTCTTTACCGAGACTGAAGCAGTACGGTGTAATCTACCTCGCTGGCGGTGCCATCACACTCTCATCGGCAACAGCCCTTGCGACTACGATCGCGCCGGGCGTCCCTGAAAGCAAGGTCATGGGCCTCACAGCTCTCGTGGCCGTGGGACTTGGCCTACACTTCCAACACAGCAATGCCATCTCCAACAGGATCAACAAAGATCTTCGAGATCGGGTTGAATGCGCTGCGCTCTTGAACATGAGCCTCATGGGAGGTATATCCATGGCACTGATCATTGCAGGCGCTATCTACGAAAATCGCGGCATGTCCTTGTTAAAGTCTGCGCTCGGGTCCGTAGACCGTCCTGAAGCAGACCTTCGCGAGGCGCTGGCAGGAGTTTCGCGTGGTACTTTGGGAGGGGGTGAGGCCCAATTGATGACTTATG ATTACTTTTCACTACTTAACCGGCTGGGCCCCGGACGCAACCCAGCTCAGTGTACATGTGCCTTTCCAACAAGATTCAAATCACCGTTCGACTATCCACGTGATCAGATCGCTATCATATCTGTATATTATCAGTTTTATTTGACATTCTTCAACTGTAGCCACAAGGctacccgcaccaacacgaACATGGCCCAACCACCCGGAAATTACcctctcaacttcttctatgAAGACGACTTGCCATGTCGAAGAATTGCTGAGAGCCTAGCTTCTTTCCATGGAGAAGCGATGAAACGTTCTGATACGTATCATGATATGGTACATGCAGTCTTTCAATCGGGCAACATAGACGTTTACATCCGTGATCAACTCGAACATGGTTCACTGCGAGTGATTTGGTCCTTTGACCCGAGATCTGGCACATACCCTACAAGAGTAGACATATCTCGCAGAGACATCGAGGCCCAAGCCTGCAAGGCATCCAAAGAGGAGTACTCAAAGGTTACTAGGATGTTAGCCATCAGTTTCCTTATCGGCGGCGTTCGCAAAGCCTTTCGATTTAGTATGCCGGGGAGCCCAGCGGATACTGCAGAGCGACACGAGCCCGAAGACGATATAGCCGTTACACGCGAGCATAACTTGATGTTGCAAGGTGAACCAAACGACATCACCTTCCTAGACGCTGGAGGAGTAGATGTATTGAGGGCTTCGTCCATGGACGTGATTAGTCGTATTTGTCAAGAGATTCGAGAACACCATATACTTTTATGA